DNA from Candidatus Bathyarchaeia archaeon:
AGCGAGGTAGGGGTTACATGAAGGGTCCGCTGACCGGAACTCCACTCTTTTCGACGCAGCGAATTCACGGCCCCTGAAATATACCGGTACACGCACCAGCGCCGACCTGTTTCGACGAGACCACATGATGTATATTGGCGCCTCAAAACCGGGCACCAGCCTCTTATACGAGTTTACTGTAGGACAGCACACAGCGGTGAGGGCCTTAGCGTGCTCCAGCAGCCCGCCTATGAAATATCTGCCTGTTTGACTGAGCTCCGCGTACTCATCCCTTTCATCGTACATGACGTTCTCTCTCCCCCTCCAGATCGACGTGTGTACGTGCATGCCACTCGCGTTGTCCAGGTAAACTGGTTTAGGCATGAAGGTGGCGATGAGCCCATGCTTTTTGGCCACGTTCTTCGCCACAAACTTGTAGTATACTGCCCTGTCAGCTGTCTCTATCAGTTCCCCGTAGCGGAAGTCTATTTCCAGCTGCCCCGTGGTCGCGACCTCATGGTGATGCATCTCCACTTTGAAGCCGAAGTTATCCTCCAGAACCGAAGCGACCTCGTTTCTATACTCCACCGTCGTGTCTTCAGGAGGCGGCCTAAAATAGGCTTCTTTAGGTCTGAGCACGAAGCTTCCAGGCTTGGCCTCCGGGGACTCAGGAATCACCCTGGGGGCCCCCCATGAGTCCCCTTTCCCGCCCGCTGGGCTTACCCATAGATCCCAGACGAGTTTGGTGGGGTCTATGGATTGGAAGACGAAGCACTCCAGCTCCGGTCCGAAGTAGACGCGGTAACCCATGTCTCCGGCCTCTTTCACCGCCCTTTTCCCCACGTACCCTCTGGAACAAACTTCAGAGGGCTCGCCTCCTCCGTAAGCCTCGTAAACGTCCCCTAACACGATGGCGCTTTTCTGGTTCTCATCGCTGTACCAGGGTAGGATGGCCAATGTGTTGGGGTCGGGTTTAAGGATCATATCCGACTCGTTAATTGTTTTGAAACCCCTTATCGAGGAGCCGTCGAACCCTATCCCCGCCTTAAAGGCGTCTCCATCGATGTACTGCTTGGCTGGTATGACCACGTCGTGCATCAAGCCTCGAACATCCACGAAGGCGGAGTGAACCCATCTGACACGATGGTCGCG
Protein-coding regions in this window:
- the glnA gene encoding type I glutamate--ammonia ligase, coding for MKKAVKMLRDHRVRWVHSAFVDVRGLMHDVVIPAKQYIDGDAFKAGIGFDGSSIRGFKTINESDMILKPDPNTLAILPWYSDENQKSAIVLGDVYEAYGGGEPSEVCSRGYVGKRAVKEAGDMGYRVYFGPELECFVFQSIDPTKLVWDLWVSPAGGKGDSWGAPRVIPESPEAKPGSFVLRPKEAYFRPPPEDTTVEYRNEVASVLEDNFGFKVEMHHHEVATTGQLEIDFRYGELIETADRAVYYKFVAKNVAKKHGLIATFMPKPVYLDNASGMHVHTSIWRGRENVMYDERDEYAELSQTGRYFIGGLLEHAKALTAVCCPTVNSYKRLVPGFEAPIYIMWSRRNRSALVRVPVYFRGREFAASKRVEFRSADPSCNPYLAFACIMMAGLDGVKKKMDPGDPVDEDVYELTAERRRALGIDELPTTLKDALECMKSDEVIHRTLGSHIFDAFIEYKTNDWNQYCLYVTPWEIMKYLDY